The stretch of DNA TTCTATGCTTTTTCTTTTTCTTTTATTTTCAGCTTTTCTGATTTTTATGTTACCTTCTTCCACAATAATTTCTAATTTATCATTATTTTCCCATTCCAAAAGTTCCATAAGAGTTTTGGGAAGTCTTATTCCCTGTCCGTTTCCCCATTTGGAAATAGTTGTCGATAATGTCATAAAAATCCCTCCTTTATCCGTATATATATAGTATATACATTAAATTATAAAAAGTCAATATTAATTTTCATAAAAATCAAAAAGACAAACCTTTCTAACACTAGATTCCCCAATAATCCTCCAATGTCAAAAGATTTGTCCTAAAAATATTATTTTTTATAATACGAAAGTTTAAAGTTAATTAAATTTTTTCCCATTAATAAAGATTTCAGCTTCAGGATTTGTTGAATCAAACCATGCAAAGTTTCCATTTTCTGCCTTTCCGTTTTTCATTGCCAACGTAGTTACTGTCAGTTGATTATCCCAAATATGCATAGCTAAATTATGATCTAAATATATGTCACCGCTAATTTCCTTTTCTTTACCTGATTTATCTCTTGAAAAACATCCAAGTACATATCGCTTATCGATAAAATCTATAATTTCATATACTGGAAATTCGACAT from Leptotrichia trevisanii DSM 22070 encodes:
- a CDS encoding AbrB/MazE/SpoVT family DNA-binding domain-containing protein translates to MTLSTTISKWGNGQGIRLPKTLMELLEWENNDKLEIIVEEGNIKIRKAENKRKRKSIEELFANYEGEYKAQEIDWGEPKGEEIW